A window of the Virgibacillus pantothenticus genome harbors these coding sequences:
- a CDS encoding PTS transporter subunit EIIC, producing MKKVLFEQAQRFGKSFMLPIAVLPAAGLLLGIGGAFSNPATIEAYTFLDQKWLQAIFTIMSSAGNIVFANLALIFAVGVAIGLARNDKGTAGLAAVLGYLVMNATINAMLTITGELAESNLAEVGQGTILGIQTLETGVFGGVILGLLTYFLHQRYNNVELPKFLGFFGGSRFIPIVTAFMSIILGVILYYVWPIIQTGIFSLGGLVEATGYLGTFLYGFILRLLGPFGLHHIFYIPFWTTSLGGSMIVDGTLIEGTQRIFFAQLAQPDVEQFYIGTARFMAGRHITMMFGLLGACLAIYQMAIPKNKKIVLGLMLSAGLTSFLTGITEPIEFSFLFVAPILYVIHALFDGLAFMLAHMFEVTIGQTFSGGFIDFMLFGVLQGVEKTNWIWVPVIGVFWFFLYYFTFRFAIAKFHLKTPGRQDEDMEIQMFTPEEQALAIINGLGGKANIKDVDNCATRLRVSVFDQERVQKDALMKTGAKGVVAKGNGIQVIYGPEVTTIKNNVEKTMGEL from the coding sequence ATGAAAAAAGTGTTATTTGAGCAAGCGCAAAGGTTTGGAAAGTCGTTTATGCTGCCAATTGCAGTGTTGCCTGCGGCAGGGCTGCTACTAGGAATAGGTGGAGCCTTTAGTAACCCTGCAACGATCGAAGCATACACTTTCCTGGATCAGAAATGGTTACAGGCGATCTTTACCATAATGAGTTCAGCAGGCAATATTGTTTTTGCAAATTTGGCTTTAATTTTTGCTGTAGGGGTTGCAATCGGATTAGCAAGAAATGATAAAGGTACAGCAGGTTTGGCGGCAGTGTTAGGATATTTAGTAATGAATGCCACGATTAATGCGATGTTGACTATTACTGGTGAGTTGGCCGAAAGTAATTTAGCCGAAGTTGGTCAAGGAACAATATTAGGTATTCAAACTTTAGAGACAGGTGTTTTTGGTGGTGTTATTTTAGGTTTACTTACTTATTTCCTCCATCAACGTTATAACAATGTGGAACTTCCAAAGTTTTTAGGGTTTTTTGGAGGTTCACGATTTATTCCGATTGTTACAGCATTTATGTCCATTATATTAGGAGTTATTTTATATTATGTTTGGCCCATTATTCAAACAGGCATTTTCTCTCTTGGCGGGTTAGTAGAAGCAACTGGTTATTTGGGGACTTTCTTGTATGGTTTTATTTTAAGACTACTTGGTCCATTTGGCTTACATCATATTTTTTATATCCCTTTTTGGACGACAAGTCTTGGCGGCTCTATGATTGTTGATGGCACTTTAATTGAAGGAACACAAAGGATCTTTTTTGCTCAATTAGCGCAACCTGATGTAGAACAATTTTATATCGGAACTGCTCGGTTTATGGCTGGCAGACATATTACGATGATGTTTGGACTACTTGGCGCTTGTTTGGCTATTTATCAAATGGCTATACCAAAAAACAAAAAGATAGTATTGGGATTAATGTTATCAGCAGGTTTAACGTCTTTTTTAACAGGTATTACAGAACCAATTGAATTTTCCTTTTTATTTGTTGCGCCAATCCTTTACGTTATCCATGCTCTATTTGATGGTTTAGCGTTCATGTTAGCGCATATGTTTGAGGTTACGATAGGACAAACTTTCTCAGGCGGATTTATTGATTTTATGCTCTTTGGTGTCTTGCAAGGCGTAGAAAAGACAAATTGGATATGGGTGCCAGTCATTGGTGTATTCTGGTTTTTCTTATACTACTTCACGTTCCGATTTGCAATAGCTAAGTTCCATTTAAAAACACCTGGTCGTCAGGATGAAGATATGGAAATACAAATGTTTACCCCAGAAGAACAAGCTCTCGCTATTATAAATGGCCTTGGTGGTAAAGCTAATATTAAAGATGTTGATAACTGTGCTACGCGTTTAAGAGTAAGTGTATTTGACCAAGAACGCGTTCAAAAGGATGCACTTATGAAAACAGGTGCAAAAGGAGTAGTGGCCAAGGGAAACGGGATTCAAGTGATATACGGACCAGAGGTAACGACGATTAAAAATAATGTTGAGAAGACAATGGGAGAGTTGTAA
- a CDS encoding PTS sugar transporter subunit IIB gives MKIILVCSAGMSTSMLVKKMKETADSRNLEVDIRAIAETQLKNEMEDLQVVLIGPQVRYLEKKIKAQLEPKGVAVDVIDQMAYGMIQGDKVLDQALSLAKK, from the coding sequence GTGAAAATTATCCTTGTTTGTTCAGCTGGCATGTCCACGTCTATGCTCGTTAAAAAAATGAAAGAAACAGCGGATAGCCGTAATCTAGAAGTAGATATTCGTGCTATTGCAGAAACACAACTGAAAAATGAAATGGAAGACCTTCAAGTCGTGCTAATTGGTCCTCAAGTTCGTTATTTAGAAAAGAAAATAAAAGCTCAGCTTGAACCAAAAGGCGTAGCCGTAGACGTTATTGATCAAATGGCATATGGCATGATCCAAGGTGATAAAGTATTAGATCAGGCACTTTCCTTAGCGAAGAAATAG
- a CDS encoding PTS lactose/cellobiose transporter subunit IIA: protein MVKEELQQLSFSIILHAGNARSLSMEAISKAKAYQFEQARTMIEEAEEAFREAHHIQTKLLQQEAEGKHTDVSVILIHAQDHLMTALTVKDLAVEIIELYEKMETIEGEKQ from the coding sequence ATGGTAAAGGAAGAATTACAACAGCTTTCGTTTTCTATTATTCTTCACGCAGGTAATGCTCGATCGCTTTCTATGGAAGCGATATCAAAAGCAAAGGCGTACCAATTTGAGCAAGCACGTACGATGATCGAAGAAGCGGAAGAGGCATTTAGAGAAGCGCATCATATACAAACGAAACTGCTGCAGCAAGAGGCAGAAGGAAAACATACGGACGTATCCGTCATTCTGATTCATGCTCAAGATCATTTGATGACAGCGCTAACAGTGAAAGACTTGGCTGTTGAAATAATTGAACTATATGAAAAAATGGAAACAATAGAGGGGGAGAAGCAGTGA
- a CDS encoding PTS sugar transporter subunit IIC, which produces MNSKAMQKFIEIAGRIGSQRHLVAVRDGFVAIMPLIIVGSLAILINNFPPFGAFNFVEWMNGIFGEGNWQAVGGSIWNGTFAILGLLVTFSIAFNLAKSYEVDGLAAGLIAGAGFIMLVPVTSDGGLDMGWLGTQGLFVGIILALVVTELFRTLITSKMTIKMPEGVPDGVTRSFEALIPAVLILILVGFFQAMMTVFAEKSIFEVIFNMIQEPLQGLGNTLPAAMLVSFLNHLLWFFGLHGTNIIGSVIEPVYLPLIEENLNLFKSGMSAFEVPNIVTKPFLDSFVFIGGSGTTIALLIAVFVVIRREKNHPYRQVAKLSAPAGLFNINEPVIFGLPIVLNPVMLIPFILVPVTLTITSYIAIATGLVPRTVAILPWTTPPILSGYLVTGGSFRGVVLQLFNLALAIVMYIPFVMAGARMLKRNEGNAK; this is translated from the coding sequence ATGAATAGTAAAGCAATGCAAAAATTCATTGAAATTGCTGGGCGGATTGGGTCACAACGTCATCTTGTTGCTGTACGTGATGGATTTGTAGCTATCATGCCACTGATTATTGTCGGGTCGCTAGCGATTCTAATTAATAACTTTCCTCCGTTTGGGGCGTTTAATTTTGTTGAATGGATGAATGGGATTTTTGGTGAAGGAAACTGGCAGGCAGTGGGGGGAAGTATTTGGAATGGAACATTTGCCATTTTAGGTCTTTTAGTTACCTTTTCCATTGCGTTTAATTTAGCTAAGTCCTATGAGGTTGATGGCCTTGCCGCTGGTTTAATAGCAGGTGCTGGATTTATTATGCTGGTGCCTGTCACTAGTGATGGCGGGTTAGACATGGGATGGCTTGGAACACAAGGATTGTTTGTGGGAATCATATTAGCTTTAGTGGTCACGGAGTTGTTTCGAACATTAATTACATCCAAGATGACGATTAAGATGCCAGAGGGCGTGCCTGACGGTGTAACTAGATCTTTTGAAGCACTAATCCCCGCTGTACTCATTTTAATTTTAGTTGGATTTTTCCAAGCCATGATGACTGTATTTGCTGAGAAGAGTATTTTTGAAGTAATCTTTAACATGATTCAAGAGCCATTGCAAGGCTTAGGAAATACATTGCCTGCTGCTATGCTTGTTTCCTTTTTAAATCATTTGCTTTGGTTCTTCGGATTACATGGTACGAATATTATCGGCTCTGTAATTGAACCCGTTTATTTGCCATTAATTGAAGAAAACCTTAATCTGTTTAAGAGTGGTATGTCGGCATTTGAAGTACCTAACATTGTTACAAAACCATTTTTAGATTCATTCGTTTTTATAGGAGGTTCTGGAACTACGATTGCTTTGTTAATTGCTGTCTTTGTCGTTATTCGCAGAGAGAAGAACCATCCTTATCGACAAGTAGCTAAGTTATCTGCTCCAGCAGGATTATTTAATATTAACGAGCCAGTGATTTTTGGTTTACCAATCGTGTTAAATCCAGTGATGTTAATTCCATTTATTTTAGTCCCTGTAACGCTTACCATTACGTCTTATATAGCTATTGCAACAGGGTTAGTACCTAGGACAGTTGCAATCTTGCCATGGACAACACCACCTATCCTAAGTGGCTATCTCGTAACGGGAGGAAGCTTTAGAGGAGTTGTGTTACAATTATTTAATTTAGCGCTTGCTATTGTTATGTATATACCGTTTGTTATGGCGGGAGCAAGAATGTTGAAAAGAAATGAGGGAAATGCAAAATGA
- a CDS encoding 6-phospho-beta-glucosidase, translated as MTIKLVVIGGGSSYTPEIIEGIILRHHSFPVTEIVLVDIEEGNQKLEIVGQLAKRMIEKSNKPIKLSWTLDRKEALKQADFVSTQIRVGGLTARSKDERIPLQHGYIGQETNGAGGIFKALRTIPVLLELARDVHEICPQAWVINFTNPAGIVTEALLKHSPHKKVIGVCNIPYNMRYSTAEILNTKPKNVMIEFIGLNHYVFGRKVFVNGVDYTSEVLTKVSQGLDYSPANIVNLGWSKTFIEATSLLPNPYHQYYFQTAAVLKKDKQALEENGTRAEVVRRLEKSLFELYKNPDLCDKPKELEERGGAFYSDVACSLMDSIYNNKADIQTVNTLNKGAIPELPEDSVIEVNSVITKNGPQPITVGALPNSVKGHIYQMKAFEELVIRASITGHYKDAYLAMVMNPLIGDEVGSKTLLDALLEAHKDYLPQF; from the coding sequence ATGACAATCAAATTAGTCGTAATTGGTGGTGGTTCCAGCTATACACCAGAGATTATTGAGGGGATTATTTTGCGCCATCATTCATTTCCTGTTACAGAAATTGTATTAGTTGATATTGAAGAAGGAAATCAAAAGCTTGAAATCGTTGGTCAGTTAGCAAAACGGATGATTGAAAAATCTAACAAACCAATAAAATTATCATGGACATTGGATAGAAAGGAGGCATTAAAACAGGCTGATTTTGTCTCAACGCAAATAAGAGTAGGTGGATTAACAGCAAGATCAAAAGACGAGCGTATTCCTCTGCAACATGGGTATATTGGTCAAGAGACAAATGGTGCTGGGGGAATATTTAAAGCATTACGCACGATACCGGTTTTATTAGAGTTGGCTCGAGATGTTCACGAAATCTGTCCACAGGCATGGGTGATAAATTTTACAAATCCTGCCGGTATTGTAACAGAAGCATTGTTAAAGCATTCACCGCATAAAAAAGTAATTGGAGTGTGTAATATTCCTTATAATATGCGTTATTCGACTGCAGAAATTTTAAATACGAAACCTAAGAACGTGATGATTGAATTTATTGGCTTAAATCATTACGTATTCGGTCGAAAAGTATTCGTTAATGGTGTCGACTATACAAGTGAAGTACTAACAAAAGTGAGTCAGGGATTAGATTATTCACCAGCCAATATTGTAAACCTTGGTTGGTCGAAAACGTTTATTGAAGCAACCTCATTGCTGCCAAATCCATATCACCAATATTATTTTCAAACCGCAGCGGTGCTAAAGAAGGATAAGCAGGCACTAGAAGAAAATGGGACACGTGCAGAAGTCGTACGAAGACTGGAAAAATCTTTATTCGAACTATATAAAAATCCGGATCTTTGTGATAAACCAAAAGAGTTAGAAGAAAGAGGCGGGGCTTTTTATAGTGATGTAGCATGCAGCTTGATGGATTCAATTTATAATAATAAAGCAGATATCCAGACGGTTAACACATTAAATAAAGGGGCTATCCCTGAATTGCCGGAAGATTCGGTGATTGAGGTGAACAGTGTTATTACGAAAAATGGACCACAGCCAATTACAGTTGGGGCTTTACCAAACAGTGTGAAAGGTCATATTTATCAAATGAAGGCATTTGAGGAATTAGTGATCCGTGCAAGTATAACCGGTCATTATAAAGATGCCTACCTGGCAATGGTTATGAATCCATTGATAGGTGATGAAGTTGGCAGCAAGACATTACTAGATGCGTTATTAGAAGCACATAAAGATTACTTACCACAATTTTAA
- a CDS encoding GntR family transcriptional regulator, with translation MEKNRSLHAFIKEELLNQIKAKKYKPGDKIPTELELCKDFNVSRTTVRTALNQLTLEGYLERHQGRGTFVADQKLKQTLTQTVKRYSDQVAVQGKEAEIFVLSITVIPANEFLSQQLEVSSKDPIQRIERIRKANNEPTQYEIAFIPWDVAPGITKEQAASSLYASLKTDFDVHIAKTMEHIEITLADEICSKHLDCELNAPCFHIETIAENENQEKVEYSRAYFRGDKTNFVIERNYPKENTST, from the coding sequence ATGGAGAAAAACCGATCCTTGCATGCTTTTATTAAGGAAGAATTACTAAACCAAATCAAAGCGAAGAAATATAAACCGGGGGACAAAATCCCAACAGAATTAGAGCTATGTAAAGATTTCAATGTAAGCCGTACCACCGTTAGAACTGCATTAAATCAATTAACACTTGAAGGATATTTGGAACGTCATCAAGGAAGGGGCACCTTTGTAGCAGACCAGAAGCTAAAACAAACCTTGACTCAAACAGTGAAACGGTATAGCGATCAAGTAGCTGTTCAAGGTAAAGAAGCAGAGATTTTTGTTCTTTCCATCACGGTTATTCCAGCAAACGAATTTTTAAGTCAACAATTAGAAGTCTCGTCCAAAGATCCCATTCAACGTATTGAAAGAATTCGCAAAGCAAACAATGAACCAACCCAATATGAGATCGCTTTTATCCCTTGGGATGTTGCACCAGGGATCACAAAGGAACAAGCGGCTTCATCACTTTACGCCTCGTTAAAAACTGATTTTGACGTGCATATTGCTAAAACAATGGAGCATATCGAAATAACACTTGCAGATGAAATCTGTTCAAAGCACTTGGATTGCGAGTTAAATGCTCCTTGTTTTCATATCGAAACCATTGCAGAAAATGAAAATCAAGAAAAAGTGGAATATTCACGAGCTTACTTTAGAGGAGATAAAACCAATTTTGTGATTGAGCGAAATTATCCAAAGGAAAACACGTCCACATAA
- the chbG gene encoding chitin disaccharide deacetylase has product MRILINADDFGLTKGITDGILKAHTDGVVQSTTLMMNGNAVEYAISEAKKHSSLQIGIHLVLTWGKPLTNEAAILTDSNGFFKYTKEEKELKAEDLQAIKNEWQAQIEAFLATGLPLHHIDSHHHVHGWEPLKPVIIELANRYHVPVRYTETLQNERDLLLTEQIWLDFYDSGVDDNLFSQLEKLSATSVEVMTHPGFVDRDLHQVSSYTAKREKELELLCSFVLPEWAEKL; this is encoded by the coding sequence ATGAGAATTTTAATTAATGCAGACGATTTTGGCTTAACAAAAGGTATCACGGATGGGATTCTTAAAGCCCATACAGACGGTGTTGTTCAATCTACTACCTTAATGATGAACGGAAATGCTGTAGAATATGCGATATCTGAAGCAAAAAAACATTCGTCTTTACAAATAGGAATCCATCTCGTTTTAACATGGGGCAAACCACTAACGAACGAAGCAGCGATATTAACTGACTCAAACGGGTTTTTTAAGTACACAAAAGAAGAAAAGGAACTTAAAGCAGAAGACTTACAAGCAATTAAAAACGAGTGGCAGGCGCAAATAGAAGCTTTTTTAGCTACAGGACTACCGCTTCATCATATTGATAGCCACCATCACGTCCATGGTTGGGAACCATTGAAACCAGTTATTATAGAATTAGCTAATAGGTATCACGTTCCTGTTCGCTATACCGAGACTTTACAAAATGAGCGCGACCTGCTATTAACCGAGCAAATCTGGCTCGATTTTTATGATTCAGGGGTAGATGATAATCTCTTTTCACAACTGGAGAAACTGTCAGCAACAAGTGTTGAGGTGATGACACATCCCGGTTTCGTCGATCGCGATTTACATCAAGTTAGTTCGTATACAGCTAAGCGAGAAAAGGAATTAGAGCTGCTTTGCTCTTTCGTATTGCCTGAATGGGCAGAAAAGCTTTGA
- a CDS encoding threonine/serine exporter family protein, protein MSAQPGSVAKVCLLAGKIMLESGAETYRVEDTMNRIAASLGLENAESYATPTGIQFSTEGEASYFRRISNRSNDLQKIADVNSISRQITAQSLDAKEALLLLKGIQHNSETFPFWLQLIASALASGSFAIMFGGSWADFAPSCIAGAGGYAAMIGFDKLLEIRFIAEFVASFLIAVIAVISINAEFGQHMDKIIIGAVMPLVPGLHITNAVRDLMAGHLIAGISKGVEATLTAIAIGAGVAVLFAFLPH, encoded by the coding sequence ATGAGTGCTCAACCTGGATCCGTGGCCAAAGTTTGTTTGCTTGCAGGTAAAATTATGCTGGAGAGTGGCGCAGAAACGTACCGAGTAGAAGATACAATGAACCGAATTGCTGCTTCACTTGGGCTTGAAAATGCGGAAAGCTATGCTACGCCTACAGGTATTCAATTTTCTACGGAAGGAGAAGCTTCTTATTTTAGGAGAATTTCCAATCGTTCTAATGATTTACAAAAAATCGCTGATGTAAATAGCATTTCCAGACAAATTACAGCACAATCATTAGATGCTAAAGAAGCTCTTCTACTTTTAAAAGGTATACAGCATAACAGTGAAACATTTCCATTTTGGCTACAGCTTATTGCCTCAGCGCTGGCTAGTGGTAGTTTCGCTATCATGTTTGGTGGTTCTTGGGCAGACTTTGCTCCTTCCTGCATTGCTGGAGCAGGAGGATACGCAGCAATGATTGGATTTGATAAATTACTAGAAATACGTTTCATTGCCGAATTTGTAGCCTCATTTTTGATTGCTGTTATCGCCGTGATTAGTATTAACGCTGAATTTGGGCAACATATGGATAAAATCATCATTGGCGCTGTAATGCCGCTTGTTCCAGGCCTGCATATAACAAATGCCGTTCGGGATTTAATGGCAGGTCATTTAATAGCTGGCATATCAAAGGGTGTAGAAGCTACATTAACAGCAATTGCAATTGGAGCTGGCGTTGCTGTACTTTTCGCTTTTTTACCACATTGA
- a CDS encoding threonine/serine exporter family protein, with product MLLAQLITSYIAAAGFGIIFNAPRHALIQCGMVGMFGWVVYYILVEQGLDVVPATIFGSMLVAILSQICAKIFKTPIIIFNVSGIIPLVPGGLAYDAMRKFVEDDYFLAVQLSAKVMLLAGAIAIGLMFSEVVNQLLKKTFAWLRLE from the coding sequence ATGTTACTTGCTCAACTTATTACAAGCTATATCGCGGCTGCTGGTTTTGGCATTATTTTCAATGCCCCACGACATGCACTTATTCAATGCGGCATGGTTGGGATGTTCGGATGGGTTGTTTATTATATCTTGGTTGAGCAAGGATTGGATGTTGTTCCGGCAACCATTTTTGGTTCCATGCTTGTTGCCATTCTTAGTCAGATTTGTGCCAAAATATTTAAAACGCCCATTATTATTTTTAATGTCTCTGGCATTATTCCGCTCGTACCTGGTGGATTAGCATACGATGCGATGAGAAAATTTGTCGAAGATGACTATTTTCTAGCTGTACAACTTTCAGCAAAGGTGATGCTGCTTGCTGGAGCAATAGCTATAGGTTTAATGTTTTCGGAAGTTGTTAATCAATTGCTGAAAAAAACTTTCGCATGGCTGCGTCTTGAATAG
- the zwf gene encoding glucose-6-phosphate dehydrogenase has protein sequence MERVLLKTVDKPNVVIVIFGATGDLSKRKLFPSIYRLYQNGKIGEDFAVVGLARRPWTNDIFREKVCESINESQAHNEDDLESFAAHFYYQSFDVTDNSSYTHLDGLLDQLEGQYQTNGNRVFYLAMAPEYFGTIANQLEQNGLKESAGWTRLVIEKPFGHDLASAKELNNQIRLAFNEDQIYRIDHYLGKEMVQNIEVIRFANGIFEHLWNNRFISNIQVTSSEKLGVEERARYYDRSGATRDMVQNHMLQMVALLAMEPPIKLTPDEIRSEKVKVLRALRLVEPTEVENYFVRGQYGPGRLGKGYREEAPELKDSTTETYVAGKVMIDNYRWAGVPFYIRTGKKMKEKSIKIVVEFRDIPMNLYYKDESERHPNLLVINIQPDEGITLHLNAKKAGVGSIAQPIELSYTNNGVDGINTPEAYEKLIYDCIIGDTTNFTHWDEVAYSWKFVDAVLDAWSETEPLFPNYTAGSMGPEAADRLLEKDGFHWWPVTD, from the coding sequence ATGGAGAGGGTTCTATTGAAAACTGTAGATAAACCAAACGTCGTTATTGTCATCTTTGGAGCAACAGGGGATTTATCAAAAAGAAAGTTATTCCCTTCCATTTATCGCCTTTATCAAAATGGAAAAATTGGTGAGGATTTCGCAGTTGTTGGTCTTGCTCGTCGCCCCTGGACGAATGATATATTTCGAGAAAAAGTTTGTGAATCAATAAACGAATCGCAAGCACACAATGAGGACGACTTAGAATCATTTGCTGCTCATTTTTATTATCAGTCTTTTGATGTGACAGATAATTCTTCCTATACGCATTTAGATGGATTGCTAGATCAGTTAGAAGGTCAATACCAAACTAACGGAAACCGCGTTTTTTACTTGGCTATGGCTCCAGAATATTTTGGAACCATCGCTAACCAACTCGAACAAAATGGTTTAAAAGAGAGTGCTGGTTGGACCAGATTAGTCATTGAAAAACCATTTGGACACGACCTCGCCTCTGCAAAAGAGTTAAATAATCAAATTCGGTTAGCCTTCAATGAGGATCAAATATATCGAATTGACCATTATTTAGGGAAAGAGATGGTCCAAAATATTGAAGTGATCCGGTTTGCAAATGGTATATTTGAGCATTTGTGGAATAACCGATTTATTTCAAATATCCAGGTTACTTCCAGTGAAAAGTTAGGTGTCGAGGAACGTGCTCGCTATTATGACCGATCGGGAGCAACAAGAGATATGGTGCAAAACCATATGCTGCAAATGGTCGCACTGTTAGCAATGGAGCCACCAATTAAACTTACACCTGATGAAATACGTTCAGAAAAAGTGAAAGTATTGCGAGCTCTTCGTCTTGTTGAACCAACAGAAGTCGAGAATTATTTTGTACGCGGACAATACGGTCCTGGTCGTTTAGGGAAAGGGTACCGGGAAGAAGCTCCAGAATTGAAAGATTCTACTACGGAAACATACGTTGCTGGAAAAGTAATGATTGATAACTATCGCTGGGCAGGGGTCCCTTTTTACATCCGAACAGGTAAAAAGATGAAAGAAAAATCAATTAAAATTGTGGTTGAGTTTAGAGATATACCAATGAACCTATATTATAAGGATGAATCAGAAAGACATCCTAACTTGCTGGTAATTAATATCCAGCCGGACGAAGGAATCACGCTTCATTTAAACGCTAAAAAAGCTGGTGTAGGCTCTATCGCTCAACCAATTGAATTATCTTATACAAACAACGGTGTAGATGGAATAAATACACCCGAAGCGTATGAAAAGCTCATTTACGATTGTATTATCGGTGATACAACTAACTTCACCCATTGGGATGAGGTAGCTTATTCTTGGAAGTTTGTTGACGCCGTTTTAGATGCGTGGTCAGAAACAGAACCACTATTTCCCAATTACACTGCCGGCTCCATGGGACCGGAGGCAGCAGATCGCTTATTAGAAAAAGACGGATTTCACTGGTGGCCAGTAACAGACTAG